A portion of the Mytilus galloprovincialis chromosome 12, xbMytGall1.hap1.1, whole genome shotgun sequence genome contains these proteins:
- the LOC143055045 gene encoding uncharacterized protein LOC143055045 isoform X1, with protein sequence MTTANQADKRDSGTSLYVGDLHPDVTDAELLDAFSTAGPISRIRVCRDQITERSLGYAFVKFEKEEDAETALGTIDSINGQPIRIMWSAGDGKVFIKNLDKSMDTKALYDIFDAFGNILSCKVICDDHGSCGYGFVLFETEEAARNAIYKVNGILLNGKRVYVSREMNEDDIIEIMADKTQKFKNVYIKNFGIKMSEKELKELFEPYGKITSLKIMTDVRGESRGFGFVCYQNSDDAEKAVEELNDIVINGKTLYVGRAQNKTERQAEIMDKNEEIRKNKNMQYDGLNVYVKNLDRCISDKRLRNEFSQFGTISSAKVMTTEDGISKGFGFVCFSSPEEANKAVTEMNGIVLADKALYVCLAQRKDVRKAILSTQYPQNNGQNCKMSQILSTDEPRYSLSTMTQAHMNFYSPIPVPHSSPIPRWQALHRQPPPGFESIPGPQMGDRTYAAIRARQPGQFSVGTPATMLANADEQKLKQMLGHRLFLLIQKMYPDLAGAITGMLMKRDNSELSKMLESRELLEAKARKIVDELPAQKAKDSSTFYTGGAIQVDPQGPLTAAVLGSTPEQEQRHMLQGILFSMIQKMYPDLAKTITEMLLEADNAELLVIMKSKESFESKVHEVVAVLHSEQANDSTTSSENKVNVNQSQETLTATMLATASQQEQEQMLGERLFPLILNMYPDLAGKITGMLLEMDNLELLKLLKSKESLEAKVQEAVAVLQAHQDNNSSTSSNIPVTINAHPVTGRSVTEQPACIPLIASDTGPTATTPVRVPMQSGRYSERQIGNPTTIGRQANMIRPPGQSACMMSQMFPSVGPGYIFPNSQTQMPHPIPSWGHQGFIIEQGQYPFMTHQTTPPLLQANVRGGSDFQDNLSRDSQRPADVRPDSSNNDSISAFNDIIYETTLRPGNLEETTDLIAQILQNCSGDQVLSSILHVVDTLFEKSITEQSFQCTGATIVKYLSDKLSTVPAFANFRNFFLTRCKEEYLKRDDLISNPGSVPRICGFANFIGNLFLNWEVTTDGVKQRIPVLRFMIRDVLLVLLKHSTDDTVICATEILKRTGALMEETAHLNGPAEGNFSEVFSQIGQLELQSRLNETTKYSITSLLKLKSRKWDRRDSLQLRATRSVTQNKQTDHELESSLGSITLENNENKSVGKDNQNSGNNMDDKYLCKICFDNPVEVTFLPCMHVCCCKNCSDKLNVKQCPICRKKIKESRPLYFA encoded by the exons GTAATTTGTGATGATCATGGTTCCTGTGGATACGGATTTGTTCTTTTTGAAACTGAGGAAGCAGCCAGAAATGCAATATACAAAGTCAATGGCATTTTATTGAATGGAAAGAGGGT CTACGTTAGTCGAGAAATGAACGAAGACGATATCATTGAAATCATGGCTGACAAGACACAGAAATTTAAGAATGTTTATATAAAgaattttggcattaaaatgtcAGAAAAAGAGTTAAAAGAACTGTTTGAGCCGTATGGTAAAATTACCAGTTTAAAG ATAATGACTGATGTCAGGGGCGAAAGTCGAGGATTTGGATTTGTTTGCTATCAAAATTCTGATGACGCTGAAAAG GCTGTGGAAGAACTGAACGATATAGTTATCAACGGGAAAACCCTGTATGTGGGTAGAGCACAGAACAAAACAGAGAGACAAGCTGAAATTATGGACAAAAATGAAGaaatcagaaaaaataaaaatatgcagtATGATGGTCTCAATGTTTATGTGAAAAACTTAGACAGATGTATTAGTGATAAAAGATTAAGAAACGAATTTTCTCAATTTGGTACGATTTCAAGTGCAAAG gtgATGACGACTGAAGATGGCATATCCAAAGGATTTGGTTTTGTGTGTTTTAGCTCTCCAGAAGAAGCTAATAAAGCTGTTACAGAAATGAACGGTATTGTCTTGGCAGATAAAGCTCTGTATGTCTGTCTAGCACAACGCAAAGACGTACGCAAGGCTATCCTGTCAACGCAGTATCCGCAAAACAAT GGACAGAATTGTAAAATGAGTCAGATACTCTCAACAGATGAGCCGAGATATTCGCTTTCTACAATGACACAGGCACATATGAATTTTTATTCACCAATACCTGTGCCACACTCGAGCCCAATTCCAAGATGGCAAGCACTTCATAGACAGCCTCCACCAG ggTTTGAAAGTATACCAGGACCACAAATGGGAGATCGAACATATGCAGCCATCAGAGCTAGACAACCCGGTCAATTCAGCGTTGGAACACCGGCAACCATGTTGGCCAACGCAGATGAACAAAAACTCAAGCAGATGCTAGGACATCGATTGTTTTTGCTCATTCAAAAAATGTATCCAGATTTGGCTGGAGCAATCACTGGAATGTTGATGAAAAGAGACAATTCCGAGTTGTCAAAAATGTTAGAATCTCGGGAGTTACTAGAAGCAAAG GCACGAAAAATCGTTGATGAACTTCCGGCTCAGAAAGCCAAAGATAGTTCTACATTTTACACAGGAGGAGCGATACAGGTCGATCCCCAGGGGCCTCTGACTGCTGCCGTGTTGGGTAGTACACCTGAACAGGAGCAAAGACACATGTTGCAAGGAATTTTGTTCTCGATGATTCAAAAAATGTACCCAGACTTGGCTAAAACGATCACTGAAATGTTACTGGAAGCAGACAATGCAGAGTTGTTAGTGATAATGAAATCCAAGGAGTCATTTGAGTCCAAG GTACACGAAGTTGTCGCTGTACTACATTCTGAACAAGCAAATGATAGCACCACATCGTCCGAGAACAAAGTAAACGTAAACCAGAGTCAAGAGACTTTAACAGCCACTATGTTGGCAACCGCATCTCAACAGGAACAGGAACAGATGTTAGGAGAGCGTTTATTTCCGCTGATTCTAAATATGTACCCAGATCTTGCTGGAAAAATCACTGGAATGTTACTGGAAATGGACAATTTAGAGTTACTCAAGTTGTTAAAATCCAAGGAGTCACTAGAAGCTAAG GTACAAGAGGCCGTTGCTGTTCTGCAAGCTCATCAAGATAACAATAGTTCCACTTCTAGTAACATTCCTGTTACTATTAATGCTCATCCCGTTACCGGACGATCTGTGACTGAACAACCAGCATGTATACCATTAATAGCATCAGACACAGGACCAACTGCTACCACCCCTGTTAGAGTTCCAATGCAATCCGGTCGATATTCAGAAAGACAGATCGGAAACCCAACTACAATTGGAAGACAAGCAAACATGATAAGGCCTCCG GGACAGTCTGCTTGTATGATGAGTCAGATGTTTCCATCAGTCGGACCAGGATATATATTTCCAAATTCTCAGACTCAGATGCCACATCCTATTCCATCTTGGG GTCACCAAGGCTTTATCATCGAACAAG GACAATATCCGTTTATGACCCATCAAACAACTCCTCCGCTTTTACAAGCAAACGTGCGAGGTGGTTCAGATTTTCAG GATAACCTATCACGAGATTCGCAGCGACCCGCAGATGTAAGACCAGACAGTTCTAATAACGATAGTATTTCCGCTTTTAATGACATCATATACGAAACTACATTACGACCAGGCAACTTAGAGGAAACCACGGATTTAATTGCACAGATACTACAAAATTGCTCTGGTGACCAAGTTTTATCAAGTATTTTGCATGTTGTGGATACGTTGTTTGAAAAG TCCATTACTGAACAAAGTTTCCAATGTACTGGAGCAACTATTGTAAAGTATTTATCTGATAAACTTAGTACCGTACCGGCATTTGCCAACTTCAGAAACTTTTTTCTAACGAG ATGCAAGGAAGAATACTTAAAAAGAGATGATTTGATATCAAATCCGGGTTCAGTACCTCGGATATGTGGATTTGCAAATTTTATCGGAAACTTGTTTTTGAATTGGGAA GTTACTACTGATGGAGTTAAACAACGAATACCTGTCTTACGATTTATGATTAGAGATGTACTGCTAGTTCTACTGAAACATTCAACAGATGATACTGTAATATGTGCTACGGAAATATTGAAG aGAACAGGAGCTTTGATGGAAGAAACAGCACATTTAAATGGACCTGCAGAGGGAAATTTCAGTGAAGTATTCTCACAGATTGGCCAATTGGAATTACAATCTCGTTTAAATGA GACAACGAAGTATTCAATAACATCGCTTCTTAAACTTAAGTCCCGCAAATGGGATCGAAGAGATTCTTTACAGCTCCGTGCAACACGATCTGTTACTCAAAACAAA CAAACTGATCATGAGTTGGAAAGTTCCCTTGGTTCCATAACATTGGAGAACAATG aaaataaGAGCGTGGGAAAAGATAATCAGAACTCAGGGAACAATATGGATGACAAATATCTgtgtaaaatatgttttgataatCCAGTAGAAGTAACATTTTTGCCATGTATGCATGTATGCTGCTGCAAGAACTGCAGCGACAAGTTAAATGTGAAACAATGTCCAATTTGTAGAAAAAAGATCAAAGAAAGTAGACCTCTGTATTTTGCTTAA